One Denticeps clupeoides chromosome 12, fDenClu1.1, whole genome shotgun sequence genomic window carries:
- the fam83e gene encoding protein FAM83E — MTNSQEQSLNEHVVFVPVPESSPEFYYCEAERCALESLLSEGPSAFYGHFSTEHPPFLSPEEVSQLSSWTEDCRSGDHAEVPGDEDAEPGSSSLSDCYFPTFSDTPVPPLELGWPEKSSWVSVGQANVYTNPPVEQAPHIREVVRRLLQGAKQLIAIVTDRLTDSAVIDDLHKAASYGVPVYIILNQRTAELDFTLTQLRHPNIKVRLLNGRTFCSREGKTVVGEIKENFVLVDLEEVMLGNYSLTWTDAHLHRQLVTVMSGAVVESFDREFRTLYAASLPIPDTWKSSTPAVKPKKVLASHARSRYELTEWIASPPPPPMDSFIDWEALGVQQSNPLVNHSENLLGDETPHIEPASKEFHSQPPSELQEHVKSRNNTNLHTSSPWSHNLHTPFRIPHRQFVPLKTENEWQDTTNHHEREGTSPREEPNTWSPSNREYSIGRDTIFEDENPEASKPGNRSQTKSNSKKPLILRVPQFESCCSLDDILKKTQSPVRNGRPQSSELSRSMVDLSITNTDQNLFLQSSCYDGLPQTPALALMKKRNDDIKASFLRPPKSFLSPSRPRSSSFHLKRDWGLSLKHQSNTDK; from the exons ATGACAAACTCCCAGGAGCAGAGCCTGAATGAGCATGTGGTGTTTGTGCCGGTGCCGGAGTCCAGCCCAGAGTTTTACTACTGCGAGGCAGAGCGCTGTGCTCTGGAGAGCCTGCTGAGCGAAGGTCCCAGCGCCTTCTACGGACACTTCAGCACTGAGCACCCACCCTTCCTCTCCCCGGAAGAGGTCAGCCAGCTCAGCAGCTGGACGGAGGACTGCCGCAGCGGCGACCACGCAGAGGTGCCAGGGGACGAAGACGCAGAGCCTGGCAGCTCTTCCCTTTCCGACTGTTACTTTCCCACCTTCTCAGATACCCccgtcccccccctggagctgGGCTGGCCCGAGAAGTCCTCCTGGGTGAGCGTGGGCCAAGCAAATGTTTACACCAACCCACCGGTGGAACAGGCGCCACATATACGGGAGGTGGTGAGGAGGCTTTTGCAGGGGGCGAAACAG CTAATCGCCATTGTCACAGACAGGCTGACGGACAGCGCTGTGATAGACGACCTACACAAGGCTGCCTCGTATGGAGTCCCAGTTTACATTATCCTAAACCAGAGGACGGCCGAGCTGGACTTTACCCTGACCCAGCTTAGACATCCA AACATAAAAGTGCGTTTACTCAATGGTAGGACGTTCTGTTCTCGGGAGGGAAAGACCGTTGTTGGTGAAATTAAAGAGAACTTTGTCTTGGTCGACCTTGAGGAAGTGATGTTGGGCAACTACAG CCTCACCTGGACCGATGCACACTTACATCGGCAACTGGTGACGGTTATGAGCGGCGCGGTCGTGGAATCTTTCGATCGTGAGTTCCGGACCCTCTATGCAGCATCACTGCCCATCCCAGACACTTGGAAGAGCAGCACACCGGCAGTGAAGCCAAAGAAGGTCCTTGCGTCACATGCCAGATCAAGATATGAACTTACGGAATGGATAGCCAGCCCACCACCCCCTCCCATGGACTCCTTTATTGACTGGGAGGCTCTTGGTGTTCAACAGAGTAACCCTTTGGTCAATCACTCTGAGAATCTGCTAGGTGATGAGACACCACATATAGAACCAGCCTCAAAAGAGTTTCATTCACAACCGCCATCAGAACTTCAGGAACATGTAAA GTCCAGGAACAATACCAATCTGCACACTTCCAGTCCCTGGAGCCATAATCTTCATACCCCTTTCAG AATACCACACAGGCAATTCGTACCattgaaaactgaaaatgaatggCAAGACACTACAAATCACCATGAAAGAGAAGGCACAAGTCCAAGAGAGGAGCCAAACACATGGTCTCCCAGTAATCGAGAATATTCAATTGGAAGGGACACCATTTTCGAAGATGAAAACCCTGAGGCATCCAAACCTGGAAACAGAAGTCAGACAAAATCTAATTCAAAG AAACCATTGATTCTTAGAGTGCCACAGTTTGAAAGCTGCTGTTCACTTGATGATATTCTGAAAAAGACTCAAAGTCCAGTGAGAAACGGACGGCCGCAGAGCTCAGAACTTAGCAGGTCCATGGTGGACCTGAGCATAACCAACACAGATCAAAACCTCTTTCTACAAAGCAGC TGTTATGATGGGCTACCCCAGACCCCTGCTCTGGCTCTAATGAAGAAGCGCAATGATGACATCAAAGCCTCGTTCCTCAGGCCACCAAAGAGCTTCCTGTCTCCCAGCAGGCCACGCAGTTCCAGCTTCCATCTAAAGAGGGACTGGGGGCTGTCCCTGAAACATCAGAGCAACACGGACAAGTGA
- the emp3a gene encoding epithelial membrane protein 3, whose translation MVLLLMFVTVLHIVTLAMLFIATMEKSWWAWGEKENSDLWYNCIFDNATETLLCASAKENEWRLTVQVLMVLAVVFSSISFLVFLGQLFKLSKGGLFYFTGLCQILAGLSTFAATLIYTIQCNEILQDFRDLKNGHFGYCFILAWLCVPLLLCSGVLYVHLRKNA comes from the exons ATGGTGCTGCTGTTGATGTTTGTAACTGTTCTTCACATTGTCACTCTGGCCATGCTCTTCATCGCCACCATGGAGAAG TCTTGGTGGGCCTGGGGAGAGAAGGAAAACTCGGACCTCTGGTATAACTGCATATTTGACAACGCCACTGAAACGTTGCTCTGTGCCTCTGCCAAGGAGAACG AATGGCGTCTGACAGTCCAAGTGCTGATGGTCCTTGCGGTGgtcttctcctccatctccttccTGGTTTTCCTTGGGCAGCTTTTCAAGCTCTCTAAAGGTGGACTCTTCTACTTCACAGGACTATGTCAGATCCTTGCAG GCCTCTCGACCTTTGCTGCCACCCTCATTTACACAATCCAGTGTAATGAGATCCTGCAGGACTTCCGTGATCTGAAAAATGGACATTTTGGCTACTGCTTTATCTTGGCCTGGTTATGTGTTCCCTTGCTGCTTTGCAGCGGAGTTTTGTATGTACATCTGCGAAAGAATGCATGA
- the LOC114800451 gene encoding coiled-coil domain-containing protein 30, producing the protein MEQEECFKELEEMEIRLVEDGMSPEASMTQRLLHLWKLYRRTENSLGTVTHKLKSLQSEHVAEKAMVQKTLEQIRALSDKQNLVGLKYGQENQMLHTQLKQMSLQQDSQKNEVAEMLYQAGLVELIPFSPSEQVAYLLAERSSLLERPETLETKAGEPGASSPSSRDTMPASTEKAEKVELLPILRPILQTHGQSPWKKLLGLRKVQSREKSFLPSDGLQSHKADSIKQQHLERDLDEASRRLSMAHKEIRRLTDELESAHLTQSAYEPELQGAQREVELLRREVEKLKRCDVAEIRRAKEQNECLDQEIRVLRERVRSLDAERLTLLNMLDKNLEDNDDESDVRPQKTKMEGGVKTLGELSRCDEDRIHKRCREVLQEKEQVLGDLQRHVQQQQEECEALRLQKQQVVALLQEAQSLTQHQEQKLRTTEEDLRQEMQLLKEEVRRLQSALHTEWQQSSKLQADIEKEKDVSQSLQSSLQEKIEDCRKKDGALERSEELFRTLEKELQCQKSENLHLVRLMACLQEENQKVCSIPQKMQNNRYQLHQEWNTVPKNKFQRKLWDHGELHESLLAPQDMEITLKQFTVQLSQHMKDLEIQLDVLQKNNKGTEEELKRSNHDLEQRLHSRHLEVERLETQLKLLMIDLDSLTSKYNEKQCQHKTKMSRAKQAFLKEICGRDEKIQRLERDLNLLIKKLEKEKDLARNMGEVNSKLLLENNSLQPRLIKEQNKVTSTMCAYSAMQRRVEFLEKENRQLEDSVLEKSSAVAKLECVLGSKELEKLSPQEWPIICRKSSLAPKGCDLSGLLDLISTSKVKCLENLRSSITMPQMWMSELGYLNLTSSPHSSDTLALSDCPSIDRNQE; encoded by the exons atggagcaggaggag TGTTttaaggagctggaggagatggagatTCGACTGGTGGAGGATGGCATGAGCCCCGAGGCCAGCATGACGCAGCGACTGCTGCACCTGTGGAAGCTCTACAGACGGACGGAGAACAGCCTCGGCACAGTCACGCACAAGCTGAAGTCCCTGCAGTCAGAGCATGTGGCAGAGAAGGCAATG GTCCAGAAGACGCTGGAGCAAATTCGAGCTCTGAGCGATAAGCAGAACTTAGTGGGTCTGAAGTACGGGCAGGAAAACCAAATGCTGCACACCCAGTTGAAGCAGATGAGCCTTCAGCAAG ATTCTCAAAAGAACGAGGTGGCGGAGATGCTGTACCAGGCCGGCCTGGTCGAGCTCATCCCATTCAGCCCCAGCGAGCAGGTGGCCTACCTGCTTGCAGAGAGGTCCTCACTGCTGGAGAGACCTGAGACCCTGGAGACCAAAGCGGGTGAGCCTGGTGCCTCATCACCTTCCTCCAGAGACACGATGCCTGCATCCACAGAAAAGGCGGAAAAAGTGGAG TTGCTACCCATTCTCAGACCCATTCTGCAAACCCATGGTCAGAGCCCCTGGAAAAAACTCCTAGGACTACGCAAGGTCCAGAGCCGAGAGAAGTCATTTCTG CCATCTGATGGCCTGCAGTCTCACAAGGCTGACAGCATTAAGCAGCAGCATCTGGAGAGGGACCTGGATGAGGCCTCTCGTCGCCTGTCCATGGCTCACAAGGAGATCCGCAGGCTGACGGATGAGCTGGAATCAGCTCACCTGACCCAGAGCGCTTATG AGCCAGAACTTCAGGGAGCTCAGCGGGAAGTTGAATTGCTCCGGCGCGAAGTAGAGAAGCTAAAACGCTGTG ATGTTGCAGAGATCCGCAGGGCGAAGGAACAGAATGAGTGCCTGGATCAGGAGATCCGAGTCCTGAGAGAGCGGGTGCGAAGCTTAGATGCTGAGCGCTTGACTCTTTTGAACATG CTTGATAAAAATTTGGAGGACAATGATGATGAAAGTGATGTCCGACCACAGAAGACAAAG ATGGAGGGTGGAGTCAAGACGTTAGGAGAACTGTCAAGATGTGATGAAGACAGGATCCATAAAAG GTGCCGTGAAGTCCTGCAGGAGAAGGAGCAGGTGCTGGGGGATCTCCAGCGGcatgtgcagcagcagcaggaggagtgTGAGGCGCTGCGgctccagaagcagcaggtgGTGGCCCTGCTGCAGGAAGCACAGAGTCTGACTCAGCACCAGGAGCAGAAACTCAGAACCACTGAGGAAGACCTCAGGCAGGAG ATGCAGCTGCTGAAAGAAGAGGTCAGACGTCTGCAGTCTGCCTTACATACGGAGTGGCAGCAATCCAGTAAACTACAGGCAGacatagaaaaagaaaaggatgtTTCACAG TCCCTACAGTCCTCACTGCAAGAGAAGATTGAAGATTGCAGGAAGAAGGACGGAGCCTTGGAGAGGAGCGAAGAGCTCTTCAGAACATTGGAGAAGGAGTTGCAGTGTCAGAAATCTGAAAACCTCCATTTGGTGAGGTTAATGGCCTGCTTGCAGGAAGAGAACCAGAAG GTATGCAGTATCCCGCAGAAAATGCAGAACAATCGATATCAGCTGCACCAAGAGTGGAACACAGTTCCAAAGAACAAATTTCAAAG GAAGCTGTGGGATCACGGTGAGCTACATGAATCCCTATTGGCACCCCAAGATATGGAGATCACTCTGAAACAATTCACAGTGCAGCTCAGTCAACATATGAAAGATTTAGAGATACAACTGGACGTCCTTCAAAAGAACAACAAAGGCACTGAAGAGGAA CTGAAGAGGAGCAACCATGACCTTGAGCAGAGGCTCCATTCCAGGCATCTGGAAGTGGAGAGGCTTGAGACGCAGCTCAAACTACTCATGATAGATCTGGATTCACTGACCAG CAAGTATAACGAAAAGCAGTGCCAGCACAAAACCAAGATGAGCCGGGCAAAGCAAGCATTTCTGAAGGAGATCTGTGGGCGGGATGAAAAGATCCAAAGGCTGGAGAGGGACCTTAATCTTCTCATTAAAAAATTGGAGAAG GAAAAGGATCTGGCCAGGAACATGGGTGAGGTGAACAGTAAGCTGCTGCTTGAAAACAACAGTCTGCAGCCAAGACTTATCAAAGAGCAGAACAAAGTCACCAGCACCATGTGTGCATACTCAGCCATGCAGCGAAG AGTTGAGTTTCTGGAGAAGGAGAACAGACAGCTGGAGGACAGCGTCCTGGAGAAGTCCAGTGCGGTAGCAAAGCTAGAGTGTGTACTGGGGAGCAAG GAACTGGAAAAGCTCAGTCCTCAGGAATGGCCGATTATTTGCAGAAAGTCCag CCTGGCGCCTAAAGGATGTGACCTGAGTGGCCTGCTAGATCTAATCAGTACGTCAAAGGTTAAATGTCTGGAAAATCTAAGATCTTCAATCACAATGCCACAAATGTGGATGTCAGAGCTGGGCTACCTGAACTTGACTTCTTCTCCGCACTCTTCGGACACCCTGGCCCTGTCAGACTGTCCCAGCATTGATCGTAATCAggagtaa
- the LOC114800453 gene encoding alpha-1,3-galactosyltransferase 2-like, with product MRQIYNRKSALALFTSMLIFLAYHIPYTIRFLEGLIPMDKCQVSYLEHLKMANGVDKSLNFWARSDVQTCTYWGAPIMWDGMFDPDVYDDEHMKRNTSVALTVFAVGRYIDAYLKDFLHSAEVFFMLSVPVTYYVFTDVPAKVPDMRVGPRRKLKVIHVKRHTRWQDISMMRMKAIAEAIESEIRHRHKYVFCMDVDQIFVGPFGTEALGDSVALLHAHFYHSPKIQLTYDHNPNSEAYMRDGDFYYHAAVFGGSWEKVKATTEACYRSIMKDKENNVEALWHDESHLNKHLFLHKPSKILSPEYCWDTGIGYRMDIHVPRLLWAEKHYKSLRAPVN from the exons ATGAG GCAAATATACAATCGCAAATCCGCCCTGGCCCTCTTCACTTCTATGTTGATTTTCTTGGCCTATCACATCCCATATACCATAAG ATTTCTGGAAGGTCTTATTCCCATGGACAAATGCCAGGTGTCTTATCTCGAGCATCTTAAGATGGCAAATGGCGTGGATAAGTCGCTTAATTTTTG GGCAAGAAGCGACGTTCAGACTTGCACCTACTGGGGCGCCCCGATAATGTGGGATGGAATGTTTGACCCAGATGTGTATGATGATGAGCACATGAAGAGGAACACGTCTGTGGCGCTGACCGTCTTTGCTGTGGGAAG ATATATAGACGCCTACCTGAAGGACTTCCTCCACTCTGCTGAAGTCTTCTTCATGCTGAGCGTCCCAGTGACTTATTACGTGTTCACGGACGTCCCAGCGAAGGTCCCTGACATGCGTGTGGGTCCCAGGCGAAAGCTGAAGGTCATTCATGTGAAGCGGCACACCAGATGGCAGGACATCTCAATGATGCGCATGAAGGCCATAGCCGAGGCCATCGAGTCAGAaatcagacacagacacaagtaCGTCTTCTGCATGGATGTGGACCAAATATTTGTTGGACCTTTCGGTACCGAGGCCCTGGGGGACTCCGTAGCGCTGCTGCACGCTCACTTCTACCACAGCCCGAAGATTCAGCTCACTTACGACCACAACCCAAACTCCGAGGCGTACATGAGGGACGGTGACTTCTACTACCACGCCGCAGTTTTTGGTGGGTCATGGGAAAAAGTGAAGGCAACGACAGAAGCGTGTTACAGATCAATCATGAAGGACAAGGAGAACAACGTGGAGGCTCTGTGGCACGACGAGAGCCACCTCAACAAGCACCTCTTTCTGCACAAGCCCAGCAAAATACTTTCGCCGGAGTACTGCTGGGACACCGGCATCGGGTATCGCATGGACATTCACGTGCCGCGCCTGCTGTGGGCGGAGAAGCACTACAAGAGTCTCAGGGCGCCGGTGAACTAA
- the znf362a gene encoding zinc finger protein 362a isoform X1, whose translation MRFCATRAAPRPLFAAAERMAEPRFNNPYFWPPPPTMPGQLDNLVLINKIKEQLMAEKIRPPHLPPTSGSSQQPLLVPPSATEGQHVMAGPKLQQMTGLHSHSPSQPDVALHARPASSMVAGRILGDVNLNLDDKSALKARGLWEDWHLRQIIDQPSRANHLSGLALSRAGSHSSSEAVTPATPTLSSQSRLGGAPSQNILSGLTSGQGMEALKCGGGLAGLLGPPPKLERGRKKIKAENPTGPLLVVPYPILASGTDQPTLTAKEGKMYRCKVCPLTFFSKSDMQIHSKSHTEAKPHKCPHCSKSFANASYLAQHLRIHLGIKPYHCSYCEKSFRQLSHLQQHTRIHTGDRPYKCAHPSCEKAFTQLSNLQSHQRQHNKDKPYKCPNCYRAYSDSTSLQIHLSAHAIKNAKAYCCSMCGRAYTSETYLMKHMSKHTVVEHLVSPHSPQRTETPSIPIRISLI comes from the exons CTAGACAACCTGGTACTGATCAACAAGATCAAGGAGCAGCTAATGGCCGAGAAAATCAGACCTCCACATCTGCCACCCACCTCAGGCTCATCCCAGCAGCCATTGCTGGTGCCGCCCTCTGCCACAGAGGGCCAGCATGTGATGGCTGGCCCAAAACTGCAGCAGATGACAGGCCTTCATTCCCACAGCCCCTCACAGCCCGATGTTGCCCTGCACGCCAGGCCAGCCTCCAGCATGGTGGCAG GTCGTATTCTTGGTGATGTGAACTTGAATCTGGATGATAAATCTGCTTTAAAAGCCAGAGGACTGTGGGAAGACTGGCATTTGCGTCAAATTATAGACCAGCCTTCTAGAGCGAATCACTTGTCAG GTTTGGCTTTGTCTCGAGCGGGCAGCCACTCTTCTTCAGAGGCAGTCACCCCTGCCACACCCACCTTGAGCAGCCAGAGCCGGCTGGGCGGAGCTCCTTCCCAAAACATACTCTCAGGGTTGACCAGTGGCCAGGGCATGGAGGCACTCAAATGTGGCGGAGGCCTTGCGGGACTGCTCGGACCCCCACCCAAGCTGGAGCGCGGTCGTAAAAAGATCAAAGCGGAGAACCCGACTGGCCCTCTGTTGGTAGTGCCCTACCCCATCTTAGCCTCAGGGACAGATCAACCAACCCTCACTGCCAAAGAGGGCAAAATGTACAG ATGTAAAGTGTGCCCATTGACATTCTTTTCCAAGTCGGACATGCAGATCCACTCCAAGTCCCACACAGAGGCCAAGCCGCACAAATGTCCTCACTGTTCCAAGTCTTTTGCCAACGCTTCATATCTGGCCCAGCATTTACGCATCCACCTGGGAATCAAACCTTACCACTGCTCCTACTGTGAGAAGTCCTTCCGTCAGCTGTCCCACCTGCAGCAGCACACCAG AATTCACACTGGTGACCGACCCTACAAATGTGCCCACCCCAGCTGTGAAAAGGCCTTCACACAGCTCTCCAATCTGCAA tcTCATCAAAGGCAGCATAACAAAGACAAGCCATACAAGTGTCCCAACTGCTATCGCGCCTACTCAGACTCCACCTCTTTGCAGATCCACCTGTCTGCACACGCCATTAAAAACGCTAAGGCCTACTGTTGCAGCATGTGTGGCAGGGCGTACACCTCA GAGACCTACCTTATGAAGCACATGTCCAAACACACAGTAGTAGAGCACTTAGTGAGCCCTCACTCTCCTCAGAGGACAGAGACCCCCAGCATTCCCATTAGGATCTCCCTGATCTGA
- the znf362a gene encoding zinc finger protein 362a isoform X3, with protein MAEPRFNNPYFWPPPPTMPGQLDNLVLINKIKEQLMAEKIRPPHLPPTSGSSQQPLLVPPSATEGQHVMAGPKLQQMTGLHSHSPSQPDVALHARPASSMVAGRILGDVNLNLDDKSALKARGLWEDWHLRQIIDQPSRANHLSGLALSRAGSHSSSEAVTPATPTLSSQSRLGGAPSQNILSGLTSGQGMEALKCGGGLAGLLGPPPKLERGRKKIKAENPTGPLLVVPYPILASGTDQPTLTAKEGKMYRCKVCPLTFFSKSDMQIHSKSHTEAKPHKCPHCSKSFANASYLAQHLRIHLGIKPYHCSYCEKSFRQLSHLQQHTRIHTGDRPYKCAHPSCEKAFTQLSNLQSHQRQHNKDKPYKCPNCYRAYSDSTSLQIHLSAHAIKNAKAYCCSMCGRAYTSETYLMKHMSKHTVVEHLVSPHSPQRTETPSIPIRISLI; from the exons CTAGACAACCTGGTACTGATCAACAAGATCAAGGAGCAGCTAATGGCCGAGAAAATCAGACCTCCACATCTGCCACCCACCTCAGGCTCATCCCAGCAGCCATTGCTGGTGCCGCCCTCTGCCACAGAGGGCCAGCATGTGATGGCTGGCCCAAAACTGCAGCAGATGACAGGCCTTCATTCCCACAGCCCCTCACAGCCCGATGTTGCCCTGCACGCCAGGCCAGCCTCCAGCATGGTGGCAG GTCGTATTCTTGGTGATGTGAACTTGAATCTGGATGATAAATCTGCTTTAAAAGCCAGAGGACTGTGGGAAGACTGGCATTTGCGTCAAATTATAGACCAGCCTTCTAGAGCGAATCACTTGTCAG GTTTGGCTTTGTCTCGAGCGGGCAGCCACTCTTCTTCAGAGGCAGTCACCCCTGCCACACCCACCTTGAGCAGCCAGAGCCGGCTGGGCGGAGCTCCTTCCCAAAACATACTCTCAGGGTTGACCAGTGGCCAGGGCATGGAGGCACTCAAATGTGGCGGAGGCCTTGCGGGACTGCTCGGACCCCCACCCAAGCTGGAGCGCGGTCGTAAAAAGATCAAAGCGGAGAACCCGACTGGCCCTCTGTTGGTAGTGCCCTACCCCATCTTAGCCTCAGGGACAGATCAACCAACCCTCACTGCCAAAGAGGGCAAAATGTACAG ATGTAAAGTGTGCCCATTGACATTCTTTTCCAAGTCGGACATGCAGATCCACTCCAAGTCCCACACAGAGGCCAAGCCGCACAAATGTCCTCACTGTTCCAAGTCTTTTGCCAACGCTTCATATCTGGCCCAGCATTTACGCATCCACCTGGGAATCAAACCTTACCACTGCTCCTACTGTGAGAAGTCCTTCCGTCAGCTGTCCCACCTGCAGCAGCACACCAG AATTCACACTGGTGACCGACCCTACAAATGTGCCCACCCCAGCTGTGAAAAGGCCTTCACACAGCTCTCCAATCTGCAA tcTCATCAAAGGCAGCATAACAAAGACAAGCCATACAAGTGTCCCAACTGCTATCGCGCCTACTCAGACTCCACCTCTTTGCAGATCCACCTGTCTGCACACGCCATTAAAAACGCTAAGGCCTACTGTTGCAGCATGTGTGGCAGGGCGTACACCTCA GAGACCTACCTTATGAAGCACATGTCCAAACACACAGTAGTAGAGCACTTAGTGAGCCCTCACTCTCCTCAGAGGACAGAGACCCCCAGCATTCCCATTAGGATCTCCCTGATCTGA
- the znf362a gene encoding zinc finger protein 362a isoform X2, with product MKQVTWMKIKSHLKGMAEPRFNNPYFWPPPPTMPGQLDNLVLINKIKEQLMAEKIRPPHLPPTSGSSQQPLLVPPSATEGQHVMAGPKLQQMTGLHSHSPSQPDVALHARPASSMVAGRILGDVNLNLDDKSALKARGLWEDWHLRQIIDQPSRANHLSGLALSRAGSHSSSEAVTPATPTLSSQSRLGGAPSQNILSGLTSGQGMEALKCGGGLAGLLGPPPKLERGRKKIKAENPTGPLLVVPYPILASGTDQPTLTAKEGKMYRCKVCPLTFFSKSDMQIHSKSHTEAKPHKCPHCSKSFANASYLAQHLRIHLGIKPYHCSYCEKSFRQLSHLQQHTRIHTGDRPYKCAHPSCEKAFTQLSNLQSHQRQHNKDKPYKCPNCYRAYSDSTSLQIHLSAHAIKNAKAYCCSMCGRAYTSETYLMKHMSKHTVVEHLVSPHSPQRTETPSIPIRISLI from the exons CTAGACAACCTGGTACTGATCAACAAGATCAAGGAGCAGCTAATGGCCGAGAAAATCAGACCTCCACATCTGCCACCCACCTCAGGCTCATCCCAGCAGCCATTGCTGGTGCCGCCCTCTGCCACAGAGGGCCAGCATGTGATGGCTGGCCCAAAACTGCAGCAGATGACAGGCCTTCATTCCCACAGCCCCTCACAGCCCGATGTTGCCCTGCACGCCAGGCCAGCCTCCAGCATGGTGGCAG GTCGTATTCTTGGTGATGTGAACTTGAATCTGGATGATAAATCTGCTTTAAAAGCCAGAGGACTGTGGGAAGACTGGCATTTGCGTCAAATTATAGACCAGCCTTCTAGAGCGAATCACTTGTCAG GTTTGGCTTTGTCTCGAGCGGGCAGCCACTCTTCTTCAGAGGCAGTCACCCCTGCCACACCCACCTTGAGCAGCCAGAGCCGGCTGGGCGGAGCTCCTTCCCAAAACATACTCTCAGGGTTGACCAGTGGCCAGGGCATGGAGGCACTCAAATGTGGCGGAGGCCTTGCGGGACTGCTCGGACCCCCACCCAAGCTGGAGCGCGGTCGTAAAAAGATCAAAGCGGAGAACCCGACTGGCCCTCTGTTGGTAGTGCCCTACCCCATCTTAGCCTCAGGGACAGATCAACCAACCCTCACTGCCAAAGAGGGCAAAATGTACAG ATGTAAAGTGTGCCCATTGACATTCTTTTCCAAGTCGGACATGCAGATCCACTCCAAGTCCCACACAGAGGCCAAGCCGCACAAATGTCCTCACTGTTCCAAGTCTTTTGCCAACGCTTCATATCTGGCCCAGCATTTACGCATCCACCTGGGAATCAAACCTTACCACTGCTCCTACTGTGAGAAGTCCTTCCGTCAGCTGTCCCACCTGCAGCAGCACACCAG AATTCACACTGGTGACCGACCCTACAAATGTGCCCACCCCAGCTGTGAAAAGGCCTTCACACAGCTCTCCAATCTGCAA tcTCATCAAAGGCAGCATAACAAAGACAAGCCATACAAGTGTCCCAACTGCTATCGCGCCTACTCAGACTCCACCTCTTTGCAGATCCACCTGTCTGCACACGCCATTAAAAACGCTAAGGCCTACTGTTGCAGCATGTGTGGCAGGGCGTACACCTCA GAGACCTACCTTATGAAGCACATGTCCAAACACACAGTAGTAGAGCACTTAGTGAGCCCTCACTCTCCTCAGAGGACAGAGACCCCCAGCATTCCCATTAGGATCTCCCTGATCTGA